The following proteins are co-located in the Methanobacterium sp. genome:
- a CDS encoding DUF22 domain-containing protein → MGAIRVLNRVDEVKEELKDEELHALGDFKVGNIVGKLRAVIADEDTDIKANEAKSIKIKKINIPKNYITFLSAYAANRYGHTVAVGEEVYLPMGMKRTVDHASFLANLDGTIKKDDLLGVLVLLPVEMIK, encoded by the coding sequence ATGGGAGCGATTAGAGTATTAAATCGAGTAGATGAGGTTAAAGAAGAGCTTAAAGATGAAGAACTTCACGCATTAGGCGATTTTAAAGTAGGGAACATTGTGGGTAAACTACGCGCAGTAATAGCTGATGAAGACACTGATATTAAAGCTAATGAAGCCAAGTCAATAAAGATTAAAAAGATCAATATCCCTAAAAACTATATAACCTTTTTATCAGCCTATGCAGCAAACAGGTACGGCCATACAGTTGCAGTAGGAGAAGAAGTTTATCTTCCTATGGGCATGAAAAGAACAGTTGACCATGCTTCATTTCTTGCAAACCTCGATGGTACTATAAAAAAAGATGACTTACTTGGAGTTTTAGTTCTTCTCCCTGTAGAGATGATTAAATAA
- a CDS encoding V-type ATP synthase subunit D: MAQEMLEGVNPTRMELLKLKDREKLAVKGHGLLKEKRNALIMEFFNILERVKGSRDEVEKKMAEAFEDLTTAQIVMGDLAVKKAAVSVKESVKVDIDSRSVMGVVVPILEAETSQRNMVQRGYGFMDTSAKLDEAARKFEESINLILELAEIEKTIVLLAEEIEATKRRVNALEHIIIPRVENTVKYIEMRLEEMERENFVRLKMIKKAMES; this comes from the coding sequence ATGGCACAAGAAATGTTAGAAGGAGTTAATCCAACAAGGATGGAACTTCTTAAACTTAAGGACCGTGAAAAGCTCGCAGTTAAAGGGCATGGTCTCCTTAAAGAGAAAAGAAATGCGCTCATAATGGAATTTTTCAACATACTGGAACGTGTAAAAGGTTCCAGAGATGAAGTTGAGAAAAAAATGGCAGAAGCATTTGAAGATCTCACAACTGCCCAAATTGTTATGGGAGACTTAGCTGTTAAAAAAGCTGCTGTGTCTGTTAAAGAATCCGTAAAAGTAGATATCGACTCACGGAGTGTAATGGGTGTTGTAGTGCCTATACTTGAAGCTGAAACTTCACAAAGAAACATGGTTCAAAGAGGTTACGGGTTTATGGATACCTCTGCTAAACTAGATGAAGCAGCGAGGAAGTTCGAAGAATCCATCAATTTAATACTTGAACTTGCAGAGATCGAAAAAACCATAGTACTTCTTGCAGAAGAGATAGAAGCAACAAAAAGAAGGGTAAATGCGCTAGAGCACATAATCATTCCAAGGGTAGAAAATACAGTCAAGTACATTGAAATGCGGCTTGAAGAAATGGAAAGAGAAAACTTCGTAAGGTTGAAAATGATTAAAAAGGCCATGGAGTCATAA
- a CDS encoding CRISPR-associated protein Cas4, translated as MSFPDSIPHPTVSQVKIIENKTNFPISWLNKQGYCEYGIFLENVRQIKTAPTAAMVKGVKEHAILEENFKEEAVPATFDEMLESSKTGELLSREFPVVSANYGIRGFIDEIWMTPDEFIIIDDKPGTIPYYSSINQVYGYCLAFKDMIEEDRQIVASLRERGTDNIFWASYFDAKAEKSIISLIGHVHDLISGNTEFNSTDNPNKCRKCRFNKICDRRV; from the coding sequence ATGTCATTTCCAGATTCAATTCCCCATCCCACTGTATCTCAAGTTAAAATAATCGAGAATAAGACTAACTTCCCTATTAGCTGGTTAAACAAGCAGGGCTACTGTGAATATGGTATTTTTCTTGAGAACGTTCGCCAGATTAAAACTGCACCTACGGCAGCTATGGTTAAGGGGGTAAAAGAGCACGCTATTTTGGAGGAAAACTTTAAAGAAGAAGCAGTACCGGCAACATTTGACGAGATGCTGGAATCCTCAAAAACAGGGGAGCTTTTATCGCGTGAATTTCCAGTAGTTTCAGCTAATTATGGAATTCGGGGGTTTATAGATGAAATATGGATGACTCCTGATGAATTTATAATAATCGATGACAAACCTGGCACTATACCTTATTATTCAAGTATAAATCAGGTTTATGGGTACTGCCTGGCATTTAAAGATATGATCGAAGAAGACAGGCAGATTGTAGCATCTCTCCGTGAGAGGGGAACTGATAATATATTCTGGGCATCTTATTTTGACGCGAAAGCTGAAAAGAGCATAATTAGCCTTATAGGTCATGTACATGATTTGATATCTGGAAATACAGAATTTAATTCCACGGATAATCCTAATAAATGCAGAAAATGTAGATTCAATAAGATATGTGATAGAAGAGTATGA
- a CDS encoding ATP-grasp domain-containing protein: MKNILVVGTNSRPVACSAKKMGNTIYSVDYFCTSDLVKCSDYLRCILNQIPYESCGYYIERFDPKLLENYANEVVDDVDCILFSAGAMPDKFPESKVVGNKKIAHIENKYNLYNLLKDKFNVPETFLVSSYSEAAEIVKSKEDKKFIVKPIFGAGGKGIRRFEETNENTDFRGMMLQEFIEGQNVSASVLSTKNEAKAIFTSRQILGEDGLGQPDEFAYCGNVVPFTDDVQVKKTAEDAIIELSLLGSNGVDMIHTGEDIYVIEVNPRFQGTFECAEEVFGINMVDAHIKACSGTIIEIPEPNKFAVKMVIFAKRRCIAGNLDFEGVYDIPERNVIIEKDEPAATVIASDENLEKAIYKAERLVERVYNELEPFPEKILARNVSV, encoded by the coding sequence ATGAAAAACATTCTTGTTGTAGGTACAAATTCGCGACCTGTGGCTTGCTCTGCAAAAAAGATGGGAAATACCATCTATTCTGTAGATTATTTTTGTACAAGTGACCTTGTAAAATGTTCTGATTATTTAAGATGCATATTAAACCAAATTCCTTATGAATCCTGTGGGTACTATATCGAGAGGTTTGATCCTAAACTTCTTGAAAATTATGCAAATGAAGTTGTTGATGATGTAGACTGTATTCTATTCAGTGCAGGAGCAATGCCGGATAAATTTCCAGAATCAAAAGTAGTAGGGAACAAAAAAATTGCACATATCGAAAATAAATATAACCTTTATAATTTACTCAAAGATAAATTCAACGTCCCAGAAACTTTTTTAGTATCTTCTTACAGTGAAGCAGCTGAAATAGTGAAGAGCAAAGAAGATAAAAAATTCATTGTAAAGCCTATCTTTGGGGCTGGGGGCAAGGGCATCAGAAGGTTTGAAGAAACAAATGAAAATACTGATTTTAGAGGTATGATGCTTCAAGAGTTTATCGAAGGCCAAAATGTAAGCGCATCAGTTTTATCAACAAAGAACGAAGCTAAAGCAATTTTTACAAGCAGGCAGATACTTGGAGAAGATGGACTTGGACAGCCTGATGAATTTGCATACTGTGGAAATGTAGTTCCATTTACTGATGACGTGCAGGTTAAAAAAACAGCAGAAGATGCTATAATAGAATTATCCCTTTTAGGATCAAATGGGGTAGATATGATCCATACTGGAGAAGATATTTATGTTATCGAAGTTAATCCAAGATTTCAGGGTACATTTGAGTGTGCTGAGGAGGTGTTTGGAATTAACATGGTGGATGCCCATATTAAAGCATGCAGCGGTACAATAATTGAAATACCTGAACCAAATAAATTCGCTGTTAAGATGGTTATTTTTGCAAAAAGACGCTGTATTGCGGGAAATCTAGATTTTGAGGGCGTATATGATATTCCTGAGCGAAATGTTATCATTGAAAAAGATGAACCTGCTGCAACAGTTATAGCATCAGATGAAAATCTTGAAAAGGCCATTTATAAAGCAGAAAGGCTGGTTGAAAGAGTTTATAATGAGCTTGAACCTTTCCCTGAAAAAATACTGGCCAGAAATGTTAGTGTGTGA
- a CDS encoding ATP synthase subunit B, which translates to MDLNIKTREYTTVSEVSGPLMIVEGVEDVGYNEIVDIITPAGDARRGQVLEVREGFAVVQVFEGTSDLNTATTKVRFTGETARLGVSLDMLGRVFGGTGKPIDGGPEIIPDKELDINGNPMNPTAREFPAEFIQTGISTIDGTNTLVRGQKLPIFSGSGLPHNDLAAQIARHAKVVGEETEFAVVFAAMGITHEEANFFMRDFERTGALERVTVFMNLADDPATERIITPRMALTTAEYFAFEKGMHVLVILTDMTNYCEALREISAAREEVPGRRGYPGYMYTDLASLYERAGRMEGKEGSITQMPILVMPQDDITHPIPDLTGYITEGQIVLSRDLYRKGIYPPVDVLPSLSRLMSGGIGEGRTREDHSGVSDQLYSAYSEGRDLRDLMAVVGEEALTERDRKYLAFADEFENKFVTETKDEDRTIEETLTIGWELLSLLPEAELKRVKAEHIPKYHPAHK; encoded by the coding sequence ATGGATTTAAATATCAAAACAAGGGAATATACAACCGTTTCTGAAGTTTCAGGACCTCTCATGATTGTAGAAGGTGTTGAAGATGTGGGCTACAACGAAATAGTAGACATAATAACACCTGCAGGGGACGCCAGAAGAGGACAGGTTCTCGAGGTACGTGAAGGCTTTGCGGTTGTACAGGTATTTGAAGGTACAAGCGACCTTAACACAGCAACAACCAAAGTAAGGTTCACAGGTGAAACAGCAAGATTAGGTGTTTCCCTTGACATGTTAGGAAGAGTTTTCGGAGGTACTGGAAAACCTATAGACGGCGGTCCAGAGATCATCCCAGATAAAGAACTCGATATTAACGGAAACCCAATGAACCCAACTGCAAGGGAATTCCCAGCAGAATTTATACAAACTGGTATCTCAACCATAGATGGAACAAACACCCTTGTTAGAGGGCAGAAACTCCCTATATTTTCAGGATCTGGATTACCTCACAACGACCTTGCAGCACAGATTGCAAGACACGCTAAGGTAGTAGGGGAAGAAACTGAATTTGCAGTTGTATTTGCTGCTATGGGAATTACCCACGAAGAAGCAAACTTCTTTATGAGAGATTTCGAAAGAACCGGAGCTCTCGAAAGAGTTACAGTTTTCATGAACCTTGCAGACGACCCTGCAACTGAAAGGATCATCACACCAAGGATGGCACTTACAACAGCAGAATACTTTGCTTTTGAAAAAGGAATGCACGTTCTCGTTATCTTAACTGATATGACCAACTACTGTGAAGCATTAAGGGAAATTTCAGCTGCACGTGAAGAGGTTCCAGGAAGACGTGGATACCCAGGTTACATGTACACTGACCTTGCTTCACTCTATGAAAGGGCAGGTCGTATGGAAGGTAAAGAAGGTTCAATTACCCAGATGCCAATTCTTGTTATGCCTCAAGATGATATTACTCACCCAATTCCTGACCTGACAGGTTACATTACCGAAGGACAGATTGTATTAAGCAGAGATCTTTACAGGAAAGGTATTTACCCTCCAGTAGATGTACTCCCATCACTTTCAAGATTGATGAGTGGTGGAATTGGTGAAGGAAGAACAAGAGAAGACCACAGTGGTGTATCAGACCAGCTGTATTCAGCATATTCTGAAGGTCGTGACTTAAGAGACCTTATGGCTGTTGTTGGTGAAGAAGCACTTACAGAACGTGACCGAAAATATCTCGCATTTGCAGATGAATTCGAGAACAAGTTCGTAACAGAAACCAAAGATGAAGACAGAACCATCGAAGAAACACTCACCATTGGTTGGGAACTTCTAAGTTTACTTCCTGAAGCCGAACTTAAGAGGGTTAAAGCAGAGCATATTCCAAAATATCACCCTGCACATAAATAA
- a CDS encoding DUF61 family protein, protein MKKLDHSDNVLKKQVISLNRHLPRRRKTLAELLREERPHVLGADGTRHRFKNAELKKIASIIDKEDYKKLKLPIYIEIESLTSGAKIAGDIESSIICKILKIDPCKRELFIYRPQIKELRIEFPTTTQYIFLVR, encoded by the coding sequence ATGAAAAAATTAGATCACTCAGATAATGTCCTTAAAAAACAGGTAATAAGTTTAAACCGGCATCTTCCAAGACGTCGAAAAACATTAGCAGAGCTTTTGAGAGAAGAACGGCCCCATGTATTAGGTGCAGATGGTACAAGACACCGGTTTAAAAATGCAGAACTTAAAAAAATTGCCAGTATAATTGATAAAGAAGACTATAAAAAATTAAAACTTCCTATTTATATTGAAATTGAGTCATTAACCTCTGGAGCAAAAATTGCCGGAGACATTGAATCAAGCATTATTTGCAAAATATTAAAGATAGATCCATGTAAACGTGAACTTTTTATATATAGACCTCAAATAAAGGAACTTAGGATTGAGTTTCCAACAACTACACAGTACATCTTTCTTGTAAGATAA
- a CDS encoding ATP synthase subunit A: MITGRIIKIAGPVIVGDGMKGTQMNEMVRVGEEGLIGEIIELEGDTATIQVYEETAGIKPGEQIESTGGPLSVELGPGILTSIYDGIQRPLESIKALTGDYIERGVDVPALPKDKKWKFVPKVSAGAQVKGGDVIGEVQETSSIVHKIMIPPKTEGTIKSIVSEGEYTIVDDIAEVETSAGVEKVQMVQKWPVRVGRPYKAKLDPDIPLVTGQRAQDTFFTVAKGGTAAMPGPFGSGKTVTQQQLAKWADADIVVYIGCGERGNEMTEVLTEFPELEDPKTGKPLMDRTVLIANTSNMPVAAREASVYTGITIAEYFRDMGYDVALMADSTSRWAEAMREISGRLEEMPGEEGYPAYLASKLAQFYERAGRVTTVGTEDKVASLTVVGAVSPPGGDLSEPVTQNTLRISKVFWALDSSLADKRHFPSIDWLQSYSLYVDSIAGWWNTNVGEDWRELRDEAMLLLQKESELQEIVQLVGPDALPDKERVTLETTRMLREDFLQQNAFHEIDTYCAPAKQYGMLKTIVMFQEHATAALERGAASNEIIALSVKEDIGRMKYIPEAEFEAEIKAIQDKVIKQTSEV, from the coding sequence ATGATTACAGGAAGGATAATTAAAATAGCAGGTCCCGTTATTGTTGGAGACGGCATGAAGGGAACCCAGATGAATGAGATGGTTAGAGTCGGTGAAGAAGGACTTATCGGTGAGATAATCGAACTGGAAGGCGACACAGCAACCATTCAGGTTTATGAAGAAACTGCTGGTATTAAACCAGGGGAACAAATTGAAAGTACAGGAGGACCACTCTCCGTAGAATTAGGTCCGGGAATTCTCACATCGATTTACGATGGAATTCAAAGGCCGCTTGAAAGCATTAAAGCTCTTACTGGAGACTACATTGAAAGAGGTGTAGATGTTCCAGCATTACCTAAAGACAAAAAATGGAAATTTGTCCCAAAAGTAAGCGCAGGAGCACAAGTAAAAGGCGGAGATGTCATTGGTGAAGTTCAGGAAACTTCTTCCATAGTCCACAAGATTATGATCCCTCCAAAAACAGAAGGTACTATAAAAAGTATCGTAAGTGAAGGAGAATATACAATAGTAGACGACATAGCTGAAGTAGAAACATCAGCTGGCGTTGAAAAAGTACAGATGGTACAGAAATGGCCCGTAAGGGTTGGAAGACCATACAAAGCAAAACTTGACCCAGATATACCACTGGTAACTGGTCAAAGAGCACAGGACACATTCTTCACAGTTGCAAAAGGTGGAACAGCAGCTATGCCGGGTCCATTCGGTTCAGGTAAAACTGTTACACAGCAGCAGCTTGCAAAATGGGCTGACGCAGACATCGTTGTATACATAGGATGTGGAGAACGTGGAAACGAAATGACAGAGGTTCTAACCGAGTTCCCAGAACTTGAAGACCCAAAAACAGGAAAACCACTTATGGACAGAACAGTCCTTATCGCAAACACATCAAACATGCCTGTGGCTGCAAGGGAAGCATCTGTATACACAGGAATTACCATTGCAGAATACTTCAGAGACATGGGATACGATGTAGCTCTTATGGCTGACTCAACATCAAGATGGGCAGAAGCTATGAGGGAAATTTCAGGAAGGCTCGAAGAGATGCCTGGTGAAGAAGGATACCCAGCTTACCTCGCATCAAAACTTGCTCAGTTCTACGAAAGAGCAGGAAGAGTAACCACAGTAGGTACAGAAGATAAAGTAGCATCATTAACAGTAGTCGGTGCAGTATCACCTCCTGGTGGGGACCTTTCAGAGCCTGTAACTCAAAACACTTTACGTATATCAAAAGTGTTCTGGGCGCTTGACTCATCACTTGCAGACAAACGTCACTTCCCTTCAATTGACTGGCTGCAAAGTTACTCATTATATGTAGACAGCATCGCAGGATGGTGGAACACCAACGTAGGTGAAGATTGGAGAGAATTAAGGGATGAAGCAATGCTTTTACTCCAGAAAGAATCCGAACTTCAGGAAATCGTTCAGCTCGTAGGTCCTGATGCATTACCTGATAAGGAAAGAGTTACCTTAGAAACCACAAGGATGTTAAGGGAAGATTTCCTCCAGCAGAACGCGTTCCACGAAATAGACACTTACTGTGCACCAGCAAAACAATATGGAATGCTTAAAACCATAGTCATGTTCCAGGAACACGCTACCGCAGCTCTTGAACGTGGCGCAGCATCCAACGAGATCATTGCACTCAGCGTAAAAGAGGACATCGGTAGAATGAAGTACATACCTGAAGCAGAGTTTGAAGCTGAGATTAAAGCAATTCAGGATAAGGTAATTAAACAAACTAGTGAGGTATGA